One genomic segment of Methylocystis hirsuta includes these proteins:
- a CDS encoding transposase has translation MQKLVWRVKLVADLGDEAAETEVEVARIERDEFTVPETLGLSLGEGKRLTAAIQTEMVRAQAATMGERFRCCAHCGSTLSSKGYRSVTFRSLFGDVPLRVRRLANCQCCREVADEPRSFSALTLERGIAPELAYVTAKFAALAPFAKVADLLAELLPVGGAVNAGTVRNRTRRVGEHIARLRPEGAADPDVDAVTPAVVIGLDGGYLRSRHRRPERNFEVLAGKVLNVDGSQHRFAFARNGNSASEFAEAVVSAGVRLGTPATVLCDGDPGLWKLQRQVMPEATLVLDWFHIAMRFEHALQAARGLGAGTFSDWRACKVVGSM, from the coding sequence ATGCAAAAGCTGGTTTGGCGGGTGAAGCTTGTCGCGGACCTTGGGGACGAAGCGGCGGAAACCGAGGTCGAGGTGGCCCGGATCGAAAGAGACGAGTTCACTGTCCCGGAAACGCTTGGTCTGTCGCTTGGCGAAGGGAAACGCCTTACCGCTGCTATTCAAACGGAAATGGTCCGCGCGCAGGCGGCGACGATGGGCGAGCGCTTCCGGTGCTGCGCACATTGCGGATCGACCTTGTCCAGCAAAGGGTACAGATCGGTCACCTTTCGATCCCTCTTCGGCGACGTGCCGCTTCGAGTTCGTCGGCTCGCGAACTGCCAATGCTGCCGTGAAGTCGCGGACGAACCGAGAAGTTTTTCGGCGTTGACGCTTGAACGCGGCATAGCGCCCGAACTCGCCTACGTCACCGCCAAATTCGCCGCGCTCGCGCCGTTTGCTAAGGTGGCTGATCTGCTCGCCGAGTTGCTGCCCGTCGGGGGCGCCGTCAATGCCGGCACGGTGCGCAATCGAACCCGCCGTGTCGGCGAGCATATCGCGCGACTGCGTCCCGAGGGAGCGGCGGATCCCGACGTTGATGCAGTGACCCCCGCAGTCGTGATCGGCCTTGATGGAGGCTATCTGCGCAGCCGGCATCGTCGCCCCGAACGGAATTTCGAAGTGCTGGCGGGCAAGGTGCTCAATGTCGATGGATCGCAGCATCGCTTCGCCTTTGCTCGCAACGGCAATTCTGCGAGCGAATTTGCCGAAGCGGTTGTGAGCGCGGGCGTCCGTCTCGGCACGCCGGCGACGGTGCTTTGCGACGGCGACCCTGGACTGTGGAAGTTGCAGCGTCAGGTCATGCCAGAGGCGACTCTCGTCCTCGACTGGTTCCATATCGCCATGCGTTTTGAACACGCCTTGCAGGCGGCGCGCGGCCTTGGCGCCGGCACTTTCAGCGACTGGAGAGCATGCAAAGTCGTGGGGAGTATGTAA
- a CDS encoding CopD family protein, giving the protein MTAVLVAARLLQFLAATILFGTSLFPFYALPPGVSDETGQVAQLSRGALVLAALAASVSALAWVAVSIIDLADDPGAIFDAETMSQYFFETSFGKIWLLRLALVFALMAVALVARRRLFARNVATGLIAVVAALLLVSQAWIGHPASLPAAERLVVILAYALHVLGGALWLGALLPLGFLVASARRGETALPVAEFALRRFSPAGMGAIAAILLGGLINLTSRADSFDVLAASGWGQIAMSKAAILAGMIAAAAINRFVLMSRFSASPARSLAALTRSIVFEQAAGLLILAATAFMAVFHPPGTHH; this is encoded by the coding sequence GTGACGGCTGTGCTCGTGGCGGCGCGGCTGCTGCAGTTTTTGGCGGCGACGATCCTGTTCGGAACGTCGCTGTTTCCTTTTTACGCGCTTCCGCCGGGAGTTTCAGATGAAACGGGCCAGGTCGCGCAGCTATCGCGCGGTGCGTTGGTCCTCGCTGCCTTGGCGGCGTCTGTTTCGGCGCTCGCGTGGGTCGCCGTTTCCATAATCGATCTCGCGGACGACCCAGGCGCTATTTTTGACGCCGAAACCATGTCGCAATATTTTTTCGAGACGAGTTTCGGCAAGATATGGCTGCTTCGTCTCGCGCTCGTTTTCGCGCTCATGGCCGTTGCGCTCGTTGCGCGACGGCGTTTGTTTGCGCGCAACGTGGCGACGGGTCTTATCGCCGTCGTTGCCGCACTGCTTCTCGTCAGCCAGGCGTGGATCGGCCATCCGGCTTCGCTTCCCGCCGCCGAGCGCCTTGTCGTCATCCTCGCTTACGCGCTGCATGTGCTCGGCGGCGCCCTTTGGCTCGGCGCGCTCTTGCCGCTGGGCTTTCTGGTGGCGAGCGCCCGGCGCGGCGAGACGGCGCTGCCCGTCGCCGAATTCGCGCTGCGGCGTTTTTCGCCGGCGGGGATGGGAGCCATCGCGGCGATCCTTCTCGGCGGTCTGATCAATTTGACGTCGCGAGCGGATTCTTTCGACGTTCTCGCCGCCTCGGGATGGGGACAGATCGCGATGTCGAAGGCCGCCATCCTCGCGGGCATGATCGCGGCCGCGGCGATCAACCGTTTCGTTCTGATGTCGCGCTTTTCGGCGAGCCCCGCACGAAGCCTCGCCGCGCTTACTCGCAGCATCGTCTTCGAACAAGCTGCCGGCCTTCTCATCCTGGCGGCGACGGCTTTCATGGCCGTCTTTCATCCGCCAGGAACGCACCACTAG
- a CDS encoding copper resistance CopC family protein, with translation MRHTATFMLLASLVGAGGAQAHASLDHAEPRVGNTVSAAPSAVTLWFTQNIEPAFTSIAVFNAVGVRVDTGGTRVDSAASLAQVGLRPLPPGVYRVRWRALSVDTHKTEGSFTFEVRP, from the coding sequence ATGCGCCACACAGCCACATTTATGCTTCTCGCGTCGCTCGTCGGCGCCGGCGGAGCGCAAGCCCACGCCTCGCTCGACCATGCGGAGCCCCGGGTCGGAAACACGGTGAGCGCCGCGCCCTCCGCGGTGACGCTGTGGTTCACCCAAAATATCGAACCAGCGTTCACCTCGATCGCGGTCTTCAACGCGGTCGGCGTCCGCGTCGACACCGGCGGCACGCGCGTCGATTCGGCCGCGAGCCTCGCGCAAGTCGGCCTGAGGCCGTTGCCGCCGGGAGTTTACCGAGTGCGTTGGCGGGCGCTGTCGGTCGACACGCACAAGACCGAAGGCAGCTTCACTTTCGAAGTTCGTCCGTGA
- a CDS encoding DUF2946 family protein codes for MARRKYEKQVVAPGAGGLAPRAGWRSVALCLAAFLAVCAQLLAIGFHHHPAHHVESAAVYAASGDAALGAPACPHHAESGETNPDDGLPNGKDCARTCPLCGTTLQFAGILPAFDVLILPPVAASTPARFELARPAPRAVSHSGQPRAPPVSI; via the coding sequence GTGGCTCGGAGAAAGTACGAGAAACAAGTTGTTGCGCCCGGCGCGGGGGGTCTGGCTCCGCGAGCGGGGTGGAGGTCTGTCGCCCTCTGCCTCGCGGCGTTTCTCGCCGTCTGCGCACAACTGCTTGCCATCGGTTTCCATCATCATCCGGCGCATCACGTCGAAAGCGCCGCTGTCTATGCGGCAAGCGGCGACGCCGCGCTCGGCGCGCCGGCCTGTCCGCACCATGCCGAAAGCGGCGAAACGAACCCGGACGACGGGCTGCCCAACGGCAAGGACTGCGCCCGTACCTGCCCGCTCTGCGGGACGACCTTACAGTTCGCAGGCATTCTTCCCGCCTTTGATGTTCTGATTCTCCCCCCCGTCGCGGCGTCAACGCCGGCTCGTTTCGAGTTGGCGCGTCCGGCTCCGCGCGCTGTGTCGCATTCGGGACAGCCGCGCGCTCCGCCAGTTTCGATCTGA
- a CDS encoding DUF6629 family protein, whose product MCISAPISFTVSAALAAIGVATIRKAMLYDRRMLVFSLFPAIFSFHQFTEGMVWLSLSGAVDGKFYSYAYIFVAVLVWPILTPLASALAETDPDMKRHRYAFFGAALVVLGYLVFKLVNASGLDVKVVDHSLSYVIKYDTEPPAYAEYVYAAATLLPLLTLSNSALRLIGVLVGATFLYAVMEKEEVWFSAWCLSAAIFSTLLFLAIKGPEDASVVAAAASKPTWEPP is encoded by the coding sequence ATGTGTATCTCAGCCCCGATAAGTTTCACTGTCAGCGCCGCCCTCGCTGCCATTGGCGTTGCCACGATCCGGAAAGCGATGCTCTATGATCGGCGCATGCTCGTCTTCTCCCTGTTTCCCGCGATTTTTTCGTTTCACCAGTTCACCGAAGGAATGGTCTGGTTGTCATTGAGCGGAGCGGTCGACGGAAAGTTTTACAGCTATGCCTATATTTTTGTGGCGGTCCTTGTATGGCCGATTTTGACGCCTCTAGCGTCGGCGCTTGCGGAAACTGACCCGGACATGAAACGCCACCGATACGCTTTTTTCGGCGCCGCGCTTGTTGTCCTCGGCTATCTCGTTTTCAAGCTCGTCAACGCCTCCGGGCTCGATGTGAAGGTGGTCGACCATTCGCTGAGTTATGTCATCAAATATGATACGGAGCCGCCCGCATATGCGGAATACGTCTATGCCGCTGCAACGCTCCTACCCCTGCTGACTCTGAGCAACTCCGCGCTCAGATTGATCGGCGTCCTCGTCGGCGCGACTTTTCTATACGCGGTCATGGAGAAAGAAGAGGTCTGGTTCTCGGCGTGGTGTCTCTCTGCTGCGATCTTCAGCACGCTGCTATTTCTTGCGATCAAAGGTCCAGAGGACGCGTCGGTTGTCGCCGCGGCGGCCTCAAAGCCCACATGGGAGCCGCCGTGA
- a CDS encoding antitoxin Xre/MbcA/ParS toxin-binding domain-containing protein: protein MNHKGVVSVDRVAATFGMSKGQLAETIGLSREALYKLARLEAPKTQSRLREMLEIVSRVAGWAGGREQAMAWYRAQPIAAFGGRTAEALVKDGQASALRDYLDHIALGGFA, encoded by the coding sequence ATGAACCACAAAGGCGTCGTCTCCGTTGACAGGGTCGCCGCGACCTTCGGCATGTCGAAAGGCCAGCTCGCTGAAACCATCGGATTGAGCCGCGAAGCGCTCTATAAGCTGGCGCGCCTTGAAGCACCCAAGACCCAGTCTCGCCTTAGGGAAATGCTCGAAATCGTCTCGCGCGTCGCTGGGTGGGCCGGCGGCAGGGAACAGGCCATGGCCTGGTATCGCGCCCAGCCGATCGCGGCCTTTGGCGGACGCACCGCCGAGGCGCTGGTCAAGGACGGGCAAGCGAGCGCATTGCGCGATTATCTCGACCACATCGCCCTAGGCGGCTTTGCTTGA
- a CDS encoding RES family NAD+ phosphorylase has translation MRFRATCYRAHDPRWSFAPLSGEGAAVHGARFNPKGMPALYLALSIMTAVKEINQGFAHKIEPCVLCSYDVDCEDVVDLRSEETRKAAGVSFDDMACAWFSDISQRREPPTWRVARILIETGNAGILVPSFAPGATDTDQNLVLWKWGKDRPHKVSVYDPSGRLPKDQLSWK, from the coding sequence TTGAGGTTTCGGGCGACCTGTTATCGGGCGCATGATCCACGGTGGTCCTTCGCGCCGCTCTCGGGCGAGGGCGCGGCGGTCCACGGCGCGCGCTTCAATCCCAAGGGGATGCCGGCGCTTTATCTGGCGCTCTCCATCATGACCGCCGTCAAGGAGATCAATCAGGGCTTCGCGCATAAGATCGAGCCATGCGTACTCTGCTCCTATGACGTCGATTGCGAGGACGTCGTCGATCTTCGTTCCGAGGAAACGCGAAAAGCAGCCGGCGTTTCCTTCGACGACATGGCCTGCGCCTGGTTCTCCGACATTTCGCAGCGCCGAGAGCCGCCCACATGGCGGGTCGCGCGAATTCTTATCGAGACGGGAAATGCCGGCATTCTCGTTCCGAGCTTCGCTCCTGGCGCGACCGACACCGATCAAAATCTGGTACTCTGGAAATGGGGGAAGGACCGTCCCCACAAAGTCTCGGTCTACGATCCGAGCGGCCGGCTGCCCAAGGATCAGCTCTCTTGGAAATAG
- a CDS encoding erythromycin esterase family protein, translating into MVDRKAATIDRENVRSAITRALTGQSESLPPPERAEHFGEHFARFGDAQVVLLGEATHGTSEFYRARAAITRELVRNHGFTIVAVEADWPDAARIDRYVRHHAPKAVSGEAFTRFPTWMWRNVEVMEFLDWLRDHNEGLPVNGGDKLCQMAA; encoded by the coding sequence ATGGTCGACAGGAAGGCTGCCACTATCGATCGGGAGAACGTCCGATCCGCGATTACAAGGGCTCTTACCGGCCAGAGTGAGTCCCTGCCCCCGCCCGAGCGGGCTGAGCATTTCGGAGAACACTTCGCCCGCTTCGGCGACGCTCAGGTCGTGCTTCTCGGCGAGGCGACCCATGGAACGTCCGAATTCTATCGAGCGCGCGCCGCCATCACCCGGGAACTCGTCAGAAACCATGGCTTCACCATCGTCGCCGTTGAGGCCGATTGGCCAGATGCGGCGCGGATAGATCGCTATGTCCGCCATCATGCCCCGAAGGCAGTCTCCGGCGAAGCCTTCACCCGTTTTCCGACTTGGATGTGGCGCAACGTCGAAGTGATGGAATTTTTGGATTGGTTGAGAGACCATAACGAGGGACTGCCTGTCAACGGCGGCGACAAATTGTGCCAGATGGCGGCGTAA
- a CDS encoding amidase family protein, whose translation MDVLSLDATDQLKALVAREISARELLDASVARTDRLHARLNAVVARDLERAYAAAKAIDDRRVRGGRLGPLAGLPMTVKEAFDVEGLPACAGVRSRLNRIAKDALVVDRARSADAIVWGKTNTPVNSADWQTYNPVYGTTNNPWNVKCTPGGSSGGSAVALAAGMTALEIGADMGGSLRVPASFCGVFAHRPTYGLVPQRGYVPPVDAAADLDMAAVGPMARSARDLQLLLSIIVASPALSQPAPVELKDLKIALWLDEPSFTIDPEAKAVIVRFAERLAQKGAVVESIRSPAPTAAMMFAFTTLLLAVIGFEMPWLQRAFYELLRGPAKIARAFGAGPFSWAHGALGVTARHREWLEANETRAKFALSVREFFTRFDVLIAPATPVVAFPHNHAPVLLRRLKCSDGRSVKYLEMLDWVGFATMFSLPATAVPAGLTRDGLPVGLQIVGPHGRDSLTLSLAQAIEEQINGFRPPPCVQAI comes from the coding sequence GTGGATGTTCTGTCCCTCGATGCGACCGATCAATTGAAGGCGCTCGTCGCCCGAGAGATCAGCGCTCGCGAGTTGCTCGACGCCTCTGTTGCGCGGACGGATCGCCTGCACGCGCGATTGAACGCAGTCGTCGCCAGGGATCTCGAGCGCGCCTATGCAGCCGCAAAAGCAATCGATGATCGCCGCGTTCGCGGTGGGCGCCTCGGTCCTCTTGCCGGCCTGCCGATGACGGTGAAGGAGGCGTTTGACGTCGAAGGCCTTCCCGCTTGTGCAGGCGTCAGGAGCCGCCTGAATCGCATAGCAAAAGACGCTTTGGTTGTTGACAGGGCGCGCTCAGCGGATGCGATCGTTTGGGGCAAGACCAACACACCGGTCAACTCGGCGGACTGGCAGACCTACAATCCGGTTTATGGGACGACCAATAATCCCTGGAACGTGAAATGCACGCCCGGCGGCTCGTCGGGGGGATCGGCCGTTGCGCTCGCGGCAGGCATGACGGCGCTCGAGATCGGGGCGGACATGGGAGGATCGCTGCGCGTCCCGGCCAGCTTCTGCGGCGTCTTCGCCCATAGGCCGACCTATGGCCTTGTGCCGCAGCGGGGTTACGTTCCGCCAGTCGATGCGGCCGCCGATCTCGACATGGCGGCGGTGGGGCCGATGGCGCGGTCAGCTCGCGATCTGCAACTACTCCTATCAATCATTGTAGCTTCGCCCGCCTTGAGCCAGCCCGCGCCTGTCGAACTCAAAGACTTGAAAATCGCTCTGTGGCTGGACGAGCCAAGTTTTACGATAGACCCCGAGGCGAAAGCGGTGATCGTCCGCTTCGCCGAGCGACTGGCGCAAAAAGGCGCCGTCGTGGAGTCGATCAGGAGCCCGGCGCCGACAGCAGCGATGATGTTCGCATTCACCACGCTTCTCCTGGCCGTCATTGGATTTGAGATGCCTTGGCTCCAGCGCGCCTTTTACGAGCTGCTGCGTGGACCGGCGAAAATTGCTCGCGCATTTGGCGCTGGGCCCTTCTCCTGGGCGCACGGCGCTCTCGGCGTGACAGCACGCCATCGTGAGTGGCTGGAGGCGAATGAGACTCGCGCCAAATTCGCGCTTTCCGTTCGCGAGTTCTTTACCCGGTTCGACGTTCTGATTGCTCCAGCGACGCCCGTCGTGGCGTTCCCGCATAACCATGCGCCAGTCCTGTTGCGAAGGCTCAAGTGTTCGGACGGACGCTCTGTCAAATATCTCGAAATGCTCGATTGGGTCGGGTTCGCGACGATGTTCAGCCTTCCTGCGACGGCGGTCCCGGCGGGGCTGACCCGTGACGGTTTGCCGGTGGGCCTCCAGATCGTTGGACCGCATGGCCGCGATTCGCTGACTCTATCGCTTGCGCAGGCCATTGAAGAACAGATCAACGGATTTCGGCCGCCGCCCTGTGTCCAGGCTATTTGA
- a CDS encoding DsrE family protein — protein sequence MHFVISATYGPTDPTRAMLPFIFAASALQDNDQVTIMLFADSVFAAVEGAAAKLVPVGPPNRYEEVAGHRNVAPLACKPCLEARGLSPSVLDKRVKLGGMNDFHAAAKEPNARVVNF from the coding sequence ATGCATTTCGTCATCTCCGCTACTTACGGTCCAACTGACCCAACCAGGGCTATGCTGCCTTTTATCTTTGCGGCTTCGGCGCTGCAGGATAATGACCAGGTGACGATCATGTTGTTTGCCGACTCGGTATTTGCCGCGGTCGAGGGCGCAGCCGCTAAGCTCGTGCCGGTTGGGCCGCCCAATAGATACGAAGAGGTTGCTGGCCACCGCAACGTCGCCCCATTAGCTTGCAAGCCTTGTCTTGAAGCGCGAGGTCTGAGCCCCTCAGTGCTGGATAAACGCGTTAAGCTCGGCGGCATGAATGATTTTCATGCGGCAGCGAAAGAGCCAAATGCGCGGGTGGTGAACTTCTAG
- a CDS encoding ribonuclease Z translates to MPRHFDPTLVNDPFDDPGLYVDLVFERRALLFDLGDIARLSPRKILRISDVFVTHRHMDHFAGFDQLLRRVLGREKMLGLYGPAGTIDAVEHKLKAHTWNLIDEYGGNLVCSVTEIDEAGRQTSAKFCGRTRFERSNVETQQADDGLLHKEPGFQVRATTLDHGVPVLALALEERAQIDVWRNKVDAMGLAVGPWLRRFKEAILRGVDDDVLVDIGWAVGQLGRPTALPLGLLKREIMQITSGRKIVYVVDCSFSDANREKIIRLARDADILFIEATFLDADAAIAQQRHHLTACQAGTLARLAGAKRFVTFHYSPRYKGQGQRPILEAQKAFLNG, encoded by the coding sequence GTGCCGCGCCACTTCGATCCGACCCTCGTCAATGACCCCTTCGATGATCCCGGCCTGTACGTGGATCTCGTTTTTGAACGACGCGCGCTGCTTTTCGATCTGGGCGACATTGCGCGACTGTCGCCTCGTAAAATTCTGCGCATCAGCGACGTCTTTGTCACGCATCGGCATATGGATCACTTTGCTGGCTTCGATCAGTTGCTGCGACGCGTTCTCGGCCGGGAGAAAATGCTCGGGCTTTACGGCCCTGCAGGCACGATCGATGCGGTGGAGCACAAGCTTAAAGCGCATACTTGGAATCTCATCGACGAATATGGCGGCAACCTCGTCTGTAGCGTGACGGAGATTGACGAGGCGGGACGCCAGACGTCGGCGAAGTTCTGCGGACGCACCCGATTCGAGCGCTCCAACGTGGAAACGCAGCAAGCCGACGACGGCCTTCTGCATAAAGAACCGGGCTTTCAGGTCCGCGCGACGACGCTCGACCATGGAGTGCCGGTGCTGGCCCTCGCGCTCGAAGAGCGGGCTCAGATCGACGTGTGGCGTAACAAGGTCGATGCCATGGGGCTCGCGGTCGGGCCGTGGTTGCGGAGGTTCAAAGAGGCGATACTTCGCGGCGTGGACGACGACGTTCTTGTCGACATCGGATGGGCTGTCGGGCAGCTTGGAAGGCCTACAGCTCTTCCCCTTGGGTTGCTCAAGCGGGAGATTATGCAAATCACCTCTGGACGCAAGATTGTCTATGTGGTCGATTGCTCTTTCAGCGATGCTAACCGTGAAAAAATCATTCGGCTTGCCCGAGATGCAGACATCCTTTTCATCGAAGCGACTTTCCTTGACGCCGATGCCGCGATCGCTCAACAGCGTCACCATTTGACCGCATGCCAAGCGGGAACGCTTGCTCGCCTGGCCGGAGCTAAGCGGTTCGTAACCTTTCACTATTCTCCTCGCTATAAAGGGCAGGGTCAGCGACCTATCTTAGAAGCGCAAAAGGCTTTCCTGAATGGCTGA
- a CDS encoding Mu transposase C-terminal domain-containing protein, with the protein MNSKNENAPCPDDADATGSDDPQWLEACRREEAIRELLGRSAGDRLRTSDVEDVALDLGISRATLYRLVAIYRETPTVEALQPKPRGRSKGALALDKSRHKLIRRTIREVYLKPQRPTLTHLVEQVHLRFVQHGWPLPDRRTIKTRVDDIERRLVARKRKDKRAIKATTPVPGEYKASRPLEVVQIDHTLVDLIVVHEETREPLARPWLTLAIDVFTRMITGFHLSMDPPSRLSVSLCVLHGVYDKTAWLQEREIDATWPVAGLPEAFHVDNGADFRSKAFIRGCRNEGVDIIWRPPGDPHYGGHIERLIGTMMGQMHLLPGTSFGNPIERGAYDSKKNSAMSLRELECFLGWEIAGGYHDRIHSTLMRSPLAVWREHEARINLRMPHDRMAFWVSLLPEAHRTLRPDGVWLHGLPYWSNVLSADLGGTKRELLVKYDPRDISRIFVQRPSGRFIEARSRDLTCPSISLREWKLRRRETRAQARAERDPNQWITTAKAKRRIVDEAIRKTAQARRHPQPKSKISVDDEGFGSLKGIDSRTPSILEIAEKQRDR; encoded by the coding sequence ATGAACAGCAAAAATGAGAACGCGCCCTGCCCTGATGACGCCGACGCGACGGGGTCCGACGACCCGCAGTGGTTAGAGGCATGTCGGCGCGAGGAGGCCATCAGAGAATTGTTAGGCCGCTCCGCGGGTGACCGGCTACGAACAAGCGACGTCGAAGATGTTGCTTTGGACCTCGGTATCAGTCGCGCGACACTTTATCGCCTCGTCGCTATCTATCGCGAAACACCCACCGTTGAGGCGCTTCAGCCGAAGCCGCGAGGCCGATCGAAAGGGGCGCTCGCTCTCGACAAATCGCGTCATAAGTTGATCCGCCGGACGATCCGGGAAGTCTATCTGAAGCCGCAGCGTCCTACGCTGACCCACCTCGTCGAACAAGTCCATTTGCGATTCGTCCAGCACGGATGGCCATTGCCAGATCGTCGAACGATCAAGACGCGGGTCGATGACATCGAGAGGCGATTGGTCGCACGTAAACGGAAAGACAAACGCGCGATCAAAGCGACAACGCCAGTTCCGGGCGAATACAAAGCCTCACGACCGCTCGAGGTGGTTCAGATCGATCACACGCTCGTCGATCTCATCGTCGTTCACGAAGAGACGCGCGAACCGCTCGCGCGCCCTTGGCTGACGCTGGCGATCGATGTGTTTACGCGAATGATAACGGGCTTTCATCTTTCGATGGATCCCCCTTCCCGGCTTTCCGTGAGCCTCTGCGTTCTCCATGGAGTTTACGACAAGACAGCCTGGTTGCAGGAACGTGAGATCGACGCGACATGGCCGGTCGCCGGCTTGCCAGAGGCCTTTCACGTCGACAATGGCGCAGATTTCAGAAGCAAGGCTTTCATTCGCGGTTGTCGCAACGAAGGCGTTGATATCATTTGGCGCCCGCCTGGCGACCCGCATTACGGCGGTCATATCGAACGGCTGATCGGAACGATGATGGGTCAGATGCATCTTCTGCCCGGCACATCATTTGGAAATCCAATCGAACGAGGCGCTTACGATTCGAAAAAGAATTCAGCCATGTCGTTGCGAGAGCTCGAATGCTTTCTTGGCTGGGAGATTGCGGGCGGCTATCACGACCGAATTCACAGCACCTTGATGCGCTCACCATTGGCGGTCTGGCGCGAACACGAGGCGCGGATTAATCTGCGCATGCCTCATGATCGAATGGCCTTCTGGGTTTCCTTATTGCCCGAGGCGCATCGAACACTCAGGCCAGACGGCGTCTGGTTGCATGGATTGCCATACTGGTCGAACGTTTTAAGCGCCGATCTCGGAGGCACCAAACGTGAGCTTTTAGTCAAATATGATCCCCGAGATATTTCAAGAATTTTTGTTCAGCGTCCTTCCGGGCGTTTCATCGAAGCCCGGAGCCGCGATCTTACGTGCCCATCAATAAGTCTCCGCGAATGGAAACTACGTCGGCGCGAAACGCGAGCGCAAGCGCGCGCGGAACGCGACCCGAACCAATGGATCACTACTGCAAAAGCCAAGCGTCGCATTGTTGATGAGGCAATAAGGAAGACGGCGCAGGCCCGCCGCCACCCGCAGCCCAAAAGCAAGATTTCGGTGGATGACGAAGGATTCGGCTCGCTCAAGGGCATCGACTCGCGCACTCCTTCCATTCTGGAAATCGCGGAGAAGCAGCGTGATCGATAG